Proteins found in one Candidatus Cloacimonadota bacterium genomic segment:
- the nusA gene encoding transcription termination factor NusA yields the protein MSANLMSSLAELASLKQLDKNQLAEIIKESLYQAISKKMIEENDLKIIAEFDTNRVLAKFNRIVVERDFSLGEISLEEAKHYEPEAELGDLIPVEMYISDFEPKVIRNARKAILERIKALEENRIMDDYENQKDQIISGKVTKDDYNGYVVDIGYADALLPKEEQIEDEYFKVGDIIKAFVVNIRKRKNDVIVILSRTRPEFVKRIFETEIPEVNSGDIDIKKIVREPGMRTKVAVISNDKNIDATAACLGEKGIRIESIRNQLNGELVDIVLWAESPEQLIANAIGPDLVEKVYLAERGRFARIIVSEDNKNLAIGKKGKNVKLAAKLTDFKLDIYTEEEFEEKISEERRITSHVSDLDGVSAKVAEVLKEHGYTSVQDIYDASIEELCNLEGLGKKTANKIKESSKFF from the coding sequence ATGAGTGCTAACTTAATGAGTTCTTTAGCCGAACTGGCCAGTTTGAAACAACTTGATAAAAATCAACTGGCAGAGATCATAAAAGAAAGCTTATATCAGGCAATCTCAAAGAAGATGATAGAAGAAAATGATTTGAAGATCATTGCCGAATTTGATACGAACAGAGTGCTGGCAAAATTTAATCGCATCGTGGTGGAACGCGATTTTTCTTTGGGAGAAATCTCCCTGGAAGAAGCTAAACATTATGAACCCGAAGCCGAATTAGGTGACTTAATTCCCGTGGAAATGTATATTTCCGATTTTGAACCGAAAGTGATCCGTAATGCCAGAAAGGCAATCTTGGAACGCATTAAGGCATTGGAAGAAAATCGCATTATGGACGATTATGAAAATCAGAAAGATCAGATCATTTCCGGAAAAGTTACTAAAGATGATTATAATGGTTACGTAGTAGATATAGGATATGCAGATGCACTTCTGCCGAAGGAAGAGCAGATCGAAGATGAATATTTTAAAGTTGGCGATATCATCAAAGCTTTCGTAGTCAACATTCGTAAAAGAAAAAATGATGTGATCGTGATCTTATCCAGAACTCGTCCGGAATTTGTTAAAAGAATATTTGAAACAGAAATTCCCGAAGTAAATTCAGGTGACATCGATATAAAAAAGATCGTGCGTGAGCCTGGAATGAGAACTAAAGTTGCAGTAATTTCCAATGATAAAAACATCGACGCTACAGCTGCTTGCCTTGGCGAAAAAGGAATTCGTATCGAATCGATCCGTAATCAGTTGAATGGCGAATTGGTGGACATAGTACTTTGGGCAGAATCTCCTGAACAGCTTATTGCTAACGCAATTGGACCTGATTTGGTAGAAAAAGTTTATCTGGCGGAACGTGGCAGATTTGCTCGTATAATAGTAAGTGAAGACAACAAAAATCTGGCAATCGGAAAGAAAGGCAAAAACGTGAAACTGGCTGCCAAACTTACCGATTTCAAATTGGATATTTATACAGAAGAAGAATTTGAAGAAAAGATCTCGGAAGAAAGAAGAATCACCAGCCATGTAAGCGATCTGGATGGAGTTTCGGCCAAAGTTGCCGAAGTTCTGAAAGAACATGGCTACACTTCTGTGCAGGATATCTATGATGCCAGCATCGAAGAACTTTGCAATCTGGAAGGTCTTGGTAAAAAAACAGCTAACAAGATCAAAGAATCTTCCAAATTCTTCTAA
- a CDS encoding OsmC family protein, with translation MQLEVGFPGNLKVEAKIRDFSVMTDQPKRSGGDDSAPSPFELFLSALGTCAGIYIKSFCQQRGLETDQIKLIQDVVFDMKTGLIDTISMQIFVPEDFPEQYHKALIKSASLCAVKKHLHESIKIEIDVVKNK, from the coding sequence ATGCAGTTAGAAGTTGGATTTCCCGGAAATCTGAAAGTGGAAGCAAAGATAAGAGATTTTTCTGTGATGACAGATCAACCAAAGCGCAGTGGTGGAGATGACTCAGCACCTTCTCCATTTGAATTATTTTTATCAGCATTAGGCACTTGTGCAGGAATTTACATCAAAAGTTTCTGCCAGCAGAGAGGCTTGGAAACAGATCAGATAAAGCTTATCCAGGATGTTGTTTTTGATATGAAAACCGGTTTGATAGATACAATTTCGATGCAGATATTTGTTCCGGAAGACTTTCCCGAACAATATCACAAAGCACTCATCAAATCTGCCAGTTTGTGCGCAGTAAAAAAGCATCTGCATGAATCGATAAAAATTGAAATAGATGTGGTGAAAAATAAATAA
- a CDS encoding DUF448 domain-containing protein yields the protein MSNGSSHANHVPQRTCVICRQKKEKYNFLRFIVVKGSPIFDLKQKLQQRGSYVCDDNDCLSKLKRWISKKGRKIK from the coding sequence ATGTCGAATGGATCATCTCATGCTAATCATGTGCCACAGCGCACTTGTGTGATCTGCCGGCAAAAAAAAGAGAAATATAATTTTTTAAGATTTATAGTGGTGAAAGGAAGTCCGATCTTCGATCTGAAACAGAAATTGCAGCAGCGGGGAAGCTATGTTTGTGATGATAATGACTGCCTATCTAAGTTGAAGAGATGGATTTCCAAAAAAGGAAGAAAGATTAAATGA
- a CDS encoding right-handed parallel beta-helix repeat-containing protein — protein sequence MLKKILFYLFVIFIFLVIYFISNPISKTITIDNENDLIELFKTSQNNIIVELASGDYELTPTHFIDSTCANCEEPKTTNPATYGLKISGENIKIIGPKDRSAVIHTNSGYGLYIVDCQDFYLENITITDGIRDSAGMAGDAAIVVKNSSAKIHNNLITNNLGDSLMIVKNISGIMGICGRENSYLEITDNDIIRNSWDGIALFRNTEAIVTGNYIDGMDKAGGRTPKGGRGVAVGVTWNAKAKISNNYIARYWKGIGLFVDAIGIVDNNIIEDMNTWGISLWDASRGKPQGFISHNIVYDTGAMGAAITSSTEENPGFFKDNIIVQTAQSKAYDSPDYYGYQCPFALHLVPDDFVIENNLFFNNRRATEDLDDFDVDEEIFNVKLQEKMEWMKRMKFIGKSEFGKKFFNH from the coding sequence ATGTTGAAAAAAATTCTGTTCTATTTGTTTGTAATTTTCATATTCCTGGTTATTTATTTTATCTCAAATCCCATATCTAAAACCATAACAATCGATAATGAAAATGATCTGATTGAACTATTTAAAACCAGCCAGAATAACATAATTGTAGAGCTGGCAAGTGGAGATTATGAACTGACTCCAACTCATTTTATAGATTCTACTTGTGCCAATTGTGAAGAACCCAAAACAACAAATCCGGCAACTTACGGACTTAAAATAAGTGGGGAAAACATTAAAATTATTGGCCCCAAAGACAGGTCGGCAGTTATTCACACTAATTCCGGATACGGACTTTATATTGTTGATTGCCAGGATTTCTATCTGGAGAACATTACAATTACGGATGGAATACGTGATTCAGCAGGGATGGCCGGCGATGCAGCGATCGTAGTAAAAAACAGCAGCGCAAAAATTCATAATAATCTGATCACGAATAATCTGGGTGATTCCTTGATGATCGTGAAAAATATTTCCGGAATCATGGGGATTTGCGGTCGTGAAAATTCGTATTTGGAAATTACCGATAATGACATCATTCGAAATTCCTGGGATGGAATTGCGCTTTTTAGAAATACAGAAGCGATCGTGACTGGAAATTATATCGACGGCATGGACAAAGCAGGTGGAAGAACTCCCAAAGGTGGCCGCGGAGTAGCAGTTGGCGTTACCTGGAATGCTAAAGCGAAAATCTCGAACAACTACATCGCGCGTTATTGGAAAGGTATCGGACTTTTCGTGGATGCCATTGGAATCGTGGATAACAACATAATTGAAGACATGAATACCTGGGGAATTTCTCTCTGGGATGCCAGTCGCGGAAAACCTCAAGGTTTCATCTCACACAATATCGTTTACGATACAGGAGCAATGGGAGCTGCGATCACTTCTTCAACTGAGGAAAATCCCGGTTTTTTCAAAGATAATATCATCGTGCAAACAGCTCAAAGCAAAGCTTATGATTCTCCCGATTATTACGGCTATCAATGCCCTTTTGCCTTGCACTTGGTTCCAGATGATTTTGTGATAGAAAATAACCTGTTCTTCAATAACCGCAGAGCAACCGAAGATTTGGATGATTTTGATGTTGATGAAGAAATATTTAATGTGAAATTGCAGGAAAAAATGGAGTGGATGAAGAGGATGAAATTTATTGGAAAATCGGAGTTCGGAAAAAAATTTTTTAATCATTAA
- a CDS encoding ribosomal L7Ae/L30e/S12e/Gadd45 family protein has translation MKIEKVLNLLHMARKAGHLIVGFDACKRSLMAGDAKLLILAEDLASRQKSEMINVSEACNVKWIEIGTKEKFGEAFKTRDLGIISVEDHNFAKGILKKTDIPEDKMGKKI, from the coding sequence ATGAAAATTGAAAAGGTTTTGAATTTGCTTCATATGGCCCGAAAAGCCGGTCATTTGATTGTCGGCTTTGATGCCTGCAAAAGATCATTGATGGCAGGTGATGCTAAATTGCTGATCCTGGCTGAAGATTTGGCAAGTAGGCAGAAATCGGAAATGATAAACGTTTCGGAAGCCTGTAATGTGAAGTGGATTGAAATAGGAACAAAAGAAAAATTCGGTGAAGCATTCAAAACCAGAGACCTGGGAATTATCAGTGTAGAAGATCATAATTTTGCCAAGGGTATTCTGAAGAAAACTGATATTCCTGAAGATAAAATGGGGAAGAAAATTTAA
- a CDS encoding beta-ureidopropionase: protein MYKIGVLQFEPKFLKIQENLKKMEELLATVNADLVVLPELATSGYLFKTKSELEKAAEPAKTGVTANLFTRLAKEKNTSYVVGFAEKDGDKFYNSSLLVNPAGTIHVYRKTHLFYEEKKWFLPGNSGLKVFEAKDGVKVGLMICFDWIFPESARTLALRGAQIIAHSANLVLPWCQQAMITRSLENRVFSITSNRTGTEKNMDSELTFTGMSQILSTKGEILHRCTETEETVQIVEIYPEKADDKKVTEYNHAFNDRRTEMYEC from the coding sequence ATCTATAAAATCGGAGTATTACAATTCGAACCAAAATTTCTGAAAATCCAGGAAAATCTAAAAAAAATGGAAGAATTATTAGCCACGGTAAATGCTGATTTGGTTGTTCTTCCCGAGTTGGCAACTTCAGGATACTTATTCAAAACCAAATCTGAATTGGAAAAAGCTGCAGAACCAGCAAAAACAGGAGTCACGGCAAATTTATTCACAAGATTGGCGAAAGAAAAAAATACCAGCTATGTAGTTGGATTTGCCGAAAAAGATGGAGATAAATTCTACAATTCATCTTTGCTGGTAAATCCTGCCGGAACTATCCATGTTTATAGGAAGACCCACCTGTTTTACGAAGAAAAAAAATGGTTTCTTCCTGGTAATTCGGGACTAAAAGTTTTCGAAGCTAAAGATGGTGTAAAAGTTGGTCTTATGATCTGCTTTGACTGGATATTCCCGGAATCAGCAAGAACCTTGGCATTACGTGGAGCGCAGATAATTGCTCATTCCGCCAATCTTGTATTGCCCTGGTGCCAGCAGGCAATGATAACCAGAAGTTTGGAAAATCGTGTGTTTTCGATAACTTCCAATAGAACCGGAACTGAAAAAAATATGGATAGTGAATTAACCTTTACCGGTATGAGTCAGATACTTTCTACCAAAGGAGAAATTCTGCATCGCTGCACTGAAACTGAAGAAACTGTTCAAATCGTGGAGATCTACCCCGAAAAAGCTGATGACAAAAAAGTTACAGAATACAATCATGCTTTCAATGACAGAAGAACGGAGATGTATGAATGTTGA
- a CDS encoding ribosome maturation factor RimP: protein MEKIMVEKLEKIAKEACSKQGVALYDLELKRASKGLIVLVYITKLDGVNIGDCQIVSREISNRLEIDDFIAERFFLEVSSPGLERELKLKKHYVSAIGEKLKITFQAEDKNKTVIGVLKEVETDYLKLDVKDEMKQITFSDIKKAKTYFDYKKKS from the coding sequence ATGGAAAAAATCATGGTGGAAAAACTTGAGAAAATAGCTAAAGAAGCTTGTTCAAAACAGGGTGTAGCACTTTACGATCTGGAATTGAAGCGTGCTTCCAAAGGTCTTATTGTGCTGGTTTATATCACAAAATTGGATGGTGTGAACATTGGTGATTGCCAGATAGTTAGCAGAGAAATCTCGAATCGTTTGGAAATCGATGATTTCATAGCTGAACGATTTTTTCTGGAAGTATCATCGCCGGGTTTGGAACGCGAATTGAAATTGAAGAAGCATTACGTGAGTGCGATTGGCGAGAAACTGAAGATAACATTCCAGGCAGAAGATAAAAATAAAACAGTGATCGGAGTTCTAAAAGAAGTAGAAACCGATTATTTGAAATTGGATGTAAAAGATGAAATGAAACAAATTACATTCAGTGATATAAAAAAAGCAAAAACTTATTTCGATTATAAAAAGAAGAGTTAA